From Pseudarthrobacter equi, a single genomic window includes:
- a CDS encoding transglutaminase-like domain-containing protein encodes MTSAPGLRPRSGSARKPFSSQGSPFGNGQPAWHFALDAGALTVLLGLGLLGFGLSFGGDPYYLLSGFGGILLGLGIGVLNAHLRLGLLVTTAIALGAYLVFGTLLAVPDAAIAGFVPTLDSLRTLLLGVVFAWKDMLTVGVPVGSANGVLIVPFLSSMIMALVAAVLTWRVRSPYLPLIPVLLLFVTGIAFSTNAAFLTVERGIGLTVLGIAWATFRRDALRRSSTRRVSVNNPQADTATARKASLRRLGMAAGVIAVSVGVTALSAPLVTAGNERKVLRNVVVPPFDPKDYVTPLASFRTYVKDKKDDTLFVVKGLPRDGRVRLGALDAFNGTNYNMDPNGSGNFSKVGDAESINTLADTSSVVPTNDYAIDINIEDYQGYFVPGGRKTTGISFDQGGSQAASGLYFNSGTDTAVTTNGLNRGDAYTVQVSDPVKLEHGQLTQYDFAQVSLPDPLEVPPVVGSQANDLSADAPTAIDRVRQIEAHFQKTGAFSNGLVSEGQLPSVSGHGSARIRNLLTAKQMLGDDEQYAVAMSLMLRHLGIPSRVVMGFYPDPTSPENGAGEVKITGKNVHAWVEVAFERVGWVSFDPTPPKDNVPIPPDPENKSKPKPQVLQPPPPPQEPADLPPDSSPDALDADQKKDNPWLFWGALLSALGVALIPLAILALPLLLVALLKSRRRKSRFSAGDPAQRVGGGWSEVVSLATDMGAAVDTRATRRESAAVLAEAFPGSQSATTTLARRADASIFGAGQPSEDEVREYWTIVDGSLKEMTATVGFWRRQQARFSPRSLLSDARNALNTKDTAGNGGRRFKLPALPFGNAAGRRRPPAAPPADGPGTPPAGTGAPSTEEPPTQGPKPR; translated from the coding sequence ATGACCTCCGCACCTGGCCTCCGCCCCAGAAGCGGATCCGCCCGGAAACCCTTCAGCAGCCAAGGCAGCCCGTTCGGCAACGGGCAGCCGGCCTGGCATTTCGCCCTCGACGCCGGTGCCCTCACCGTCCTCCTGGGGCTGGGACTGCTCGGTTTCGGGCTCAGCTTCGGTGGTGACCCCTACTACCTGCTGTCAGGCTTCGGCGGCATCCTCCTGGGCCTGGGCATCGGCGTGCTCAACGCGCACCTGCGCCTGGGACTGCTCGTCACCACGGCCATCGCCCTGGGCGCCTACCTCGTGTTCGGCACCCTGCTGGCAGTTCCGGATGCCGCCATCGCCGGGTTTGTGCCCACCCTGGACTCGCTCCGCACGCTCCTGCTGGGTGTGGTGTTCGCCTGGAAGGACATGCTCACCGTGGGCGTCCCGGTGGGGTCCGCCAACGGCGTGCTGATCGTCCCGTTCCTGAGCTCGATGATCATGGCACTCGTGGCAGCCGTGCTGACCTGGCGCGTGCGCAGCCCCTACCTGCCGCTGATCCCGGTCCTGCTCCTCTTCGTCACGGGCATCGCGTTCAGCACCAACGCCGCCTTCCTTACGGTTGAACGCGGTATCGGCCTGACTGTTTTGGGCATCGCCTGGGCAACCTTCCGCCGCGACGCCCTCCGCAGGTCCTCCACCCGGCGGGTCTCCGTCAACAACCCGCAGGCTGATACCGCCACAGCCCGGAAAGCCTCCCTGCGCCGCCTGGGCATGGCCGCCGGCGTCATCGCCGTCAGCGTAGGCGTCACGGCCCTGTCCGCGCCGCTGGTGACTGCCGGAAACGAACGCAAGGTCCTCCGCAACGTGGTGGTCCCGCCGTTCGATCCCAAGGACTACGTCACCCCGCTGGCCAGTTTCCGCACCTACGTCAAGGACAAGAAGGACGACACCCTGTTCGTCGTCAAGGGGCTTCCCCGCGACGGCAGGGTACGGCTGGGAGCCCTGGACGCCTTCAACGGGACCAACTACAACATGGACCCCAACGGTTCGGGCAACTTCAGCAAGGTGGGCGATGCCGAGTCCATCAATACGCTGGCGGACACCTCGAGCGTGGTCCCCACGAACGACTACGCCATCGATATCAACATCGAGGACTACCAGGGATACTTCGTCCCCGGCGGCCGGAAGACCACCGGCATCAGCTTTGACCAGGGCGGCTCACAGGCCGCATCCGGCTTGTACTTCAACTCCGGCACGGACACCGCCGTCACCACCAACGGGCTGAACCGGGGCGACGCCTACACCGTCCAGGTATCGGATCCCGTGAAACTGGAGCACGGCCAGCTGACGCAGTATGACTTTGCGCAGGTCTCGCTTCCGGACCCGCTGGAAGTTCCGCCGGTGGTCGGTTCGCAGGCCAACGACCTGTCCGCCGACGCTCCGACGGCCATCGACCGGGTCCGCCAGATCGAGGCCCACTTCCAGAAGACCGGCGCCTTCAGCAACGGCCTGGTCAGTGAAGGGCAGCTCCCCAGCGTCTCCGGCCACGGCTCCGCACGCATCCGCAACCTGCTGACGGCCAAGCAAATGCTGGGCGACGACGAACAGTACGCCGTGGCGATGTCCCTGATGCTGCGCCACCTGGGCATCCCGTCCCGCGTGGTCATGGGCTTCTACCCGGACCCCACCAGCCCCGAGAACGGTGCCGGCGAGGTCAAGATCACCGGTAAGAACGTCCACGCCTGGGTGGAAGTCGCGTTTGAACGCGTCGGCTGGGTCAGCTTTGATCCCACCCCGCCCAAGGACAACGTTCCCATCCCGCCGGACCCGGAGAACAAGTCCAAGCCCAAACCGCAGGTTCTGCAGCCGCCGCCCCCGCCGCAGGAACCGGCAGACCTTCCGCCGGACTCCTCGCCGGATGCGCTGGACGCTGACCAGAAGAAGGACAACCCCTGGCTGTTCTGGGGTGCACTGCTCAGTGCCCTGGGCGTGGCACTCATCCCGCTGGCCATCCTCGCGTTGCCATTGCTGCTGGTCGCGTTGTTGAAATCACGACGCCGGAAGTCGCGTTTCAGCGCGGGTGACCCTGCCCAGCGCGTGGGCGGCGGATGGAGTGAAGTGGTCAGCCTGGCCACCGACATGGGTGCCGCCGTTGACACGCGGGCCACGCGCCGGGAAAGTGCCGCGGTCCTGGCCGAGGCGTTCCCGGGCAGCCAGTCCGCCACCACCACATTGGCGCGGCGTGCCGACGCCTCGATTTTCGGGGCCGGGCAGCCCAGCGAGGACGAGGTGCGCGAGTACTGGACCATCGTGGACGGGTCGCTGAAGGAAATGACAGCCACAGTGGGTTTCTGGCGCCGCCAGCAGGCCCGGTTCTCACCGCGGTCGCTCCTGTCCGACGCGCGCAACGCCCTGAACACGAAGGACACTGCCGGCAACGGCGGACGCCGGTTCAAACTGCCGGCGCTGCCGTTCGGGAACGCCGCGGGCCGCCGTCGTCCGCCTGCCGCGCCGCCCGCGGACGGACCGGGCACGCCACCGGCCGGAACCGGCGCACCGTCCACTGAAGAACCTCCAACGCAAGGACCCAAACCGCGGTGA
- a CDS encoding Ig-like domain-containing protein, with product MTSLLGKLGLKRRHKKIVTGTAFAAAVAVVATGAVLYPGFKTTEVELNDGGVWVVSKSKNAVGRLNYPSRVLDGAVTPASSTFDILQDAGEVFVDDESGSTLNQVSPANMRLGGDKQLPGAADVSFGSSVLSVTDAASGKVWAVSPSTVNGFDEEASEPVLVGSEGTVSAVGADDRIYSADPKAGTVTVTGVDANGVVVSSESESWSELKGAGDLQITVVGDRPVVLDAAAGNLFLPGGKRLQLADARDAKLQQGGPGSDFVAIATQKVLLKQPLDGGTAKTVSFGGEGVPAAPVQLGGCVHAAWSGANKYVRDCVDDADDKNVDVPKASASPSYVFRVNRDLVVLNDVNSGNVWLVNQNMQLVNNWDDVVPPKNESDEQDQESADINTINVLPDRTKPNRPPETKPDVVGVRPGRTTILSVLDNDSDPDGDVLTAGLQGNPPKAGTLENIYGGTAFQISVPADARPGTETFSYSASDGRGLSATGQVTLNVVGPDQNKPPQFKRGENTTMLVEQGKTVSQNILTDWVDPDGDDLVLLDAKADNDQDQVKVRRDGLLTFQDSGATSGKKNVEVTIWDGRDTVTGKVVINVQPPGALAPVVNADHVTAVVGQDLVISPLKNDVDPNGGALRLAQVEANGPADLGPVTDGGTFTFRSTTPGPVYLTYIASNGPQSSQGLIRVDVESGDDPGDPVAVHDVALMPTGGSVLLDPLANDSDPSGGVLVLQSVKLPENATISVSVINHSVLRITDILGTKDPILFEYTMSNGKKSATGSVSVVPVPAPAVVEAPQPKPDEVNVRVNDVVTIPVLDNDTHPQGQELTVDPVLPQGVDPVDGKSFVSENTLRFIAGSQPKTVRAIYNAVDPQGQKSAAAVTIHILPLEGAENSRPQPRNLTARVVAAGTVRIPVPLDGIDPDGDSVQLTGIDSTPAMGTATVGSNFIDFTAAGDGAGTDTFRYKVVDRQGAVNTGTVTVGIAPRGEINQNPTPVDDEVRVRPGRQIAVDATGNDTDPDGDQIRILTDGIEADPALQATVSKTSGRVILTAPNEAGTVNVRYTVADDRDARAQATIRVVVDPEVPLKAPIARDDRVTSAQTMGKTAVDVPVLKNDEDPDGVGENLKISTEATTARPGTDGNMIVDLTEQPQLIPYTVEDVDGQKSTAIIWVPGLGQQVPTLAKDEVLEVVAGQSVNVALDEWVKVRDGRSPRLTQADRIKLIGADGSDPVTGDGTGLKYTAGTDYVGPGSLTFEVTDGTGPDDPAGLKSTLSIRTKVLPDPNKNNPPELLGANVEVPMGDSASIDLGRLTSDPDGDDVDNMKYELLDGTPAGFTVSVDGKNLKVSAADSSRAGTAGAVQVKARDPRGLEATATFQLSVTASNRPKPVANDDVEPNAAAGKPVTTNVLANDANPFPETPLKIIAAATETGSGNVEVNGDSVTVTPAPGFTGTMVVTYTVEDKTQDASRHATARVRLTVKDEPAAPTTPQAQSVGDRTALLTWTAPADRGSPITKYTVYGEGGFQQDCPANTCTLNGLVNNTKYHFQVTATNEFGDSDKSPPSAEVRPDVKPDTPLAPSLKFGDKELSINWTAPASKGSPVKSYDLEISPPPAGQNAQIQNLTAVSYVWKGLQNGVSYKVRVLARNDAKEPSEWSPYSAAEVPAGVPATPAAPTAAQAASLGSQSQLKVSWAAPNNNGDAVSAYTLTTLRGGAAVATQQVAGTSQNVTVDNSEANYTFTVSATNKAGTSATSGQSAAIRAVGKPGIVSTPTATLVDTGGAGGKIDIRFTPLSDAQRNGSTAQEITYKYSLTSGGGSGNIAAGGGTVAAANGTPTSVVVWAVSSRSSTAGDASAPSNQVNPYGLAFAPNVNGSKSSGQGDKTVSWTWNQPDGNGRAVTGYQYSLDGGGWQDTNQRSFSKTVGFSETHTLRVRAISGGQQGRIGSDTSRSGAEPPPPVPTSWGITATPVRSCTEPRKGTDSFRAGNPSSCVGEGKWLDANVGSQTDRYQIWYKTSNNPTGIWYHLTSGPAAGNWLRCDTSSLGCNPPNGMQNR from the coding sequence GTGACAAGTCTGCTGGGGAAACTTGGGCTCAAACGGCGCCACAAGAAGATCGTCACCGGTACAGCCTTCGCCGCTGCCGTGGCCGTCGTGGCGACCGGTGCCGTGCTCTATCCGGGGTTTAAGACCACTGAGGTGGAGTTGAATGACGGTGGTGTGTGGGTGGTGTCGAAGTCTAAGAATGCGGTGGGGCGGTTGAATTATCCGTCGCGTGTTTTGGATGGGGCGGTGACTCCTGCGTCGTCGACGTTTGATATTTTGCAGGATGCCGGTGAGGTGTTTGTTGATGATGAGTCTGGTTCGACGTTGAATCAGGTGTCGCCGGCGAATATGCGTTTGGGTGGGGATAAGCAGTTGCCGGGGGCTGCTGATGTGAGTTTTGGGTCGTCGGTGTTGTCGGTGACGGATGCGGCGTCGGGCAAGGTGTGGGCGGTGTCGCCGTCGACGGTGAATGGTTTTGATGAGGAAGCGTCGGAGCCGGTGTTGGTGGGGTCTGAGGGTACGGTGTCGGCGGTGGGTGCTGATGATCGTATTTATTCGGCGGATCCGAAGGCTGGGACGGTGACGGTGACCGGTGTTGATGCCAATGGTGTGGTGGTGTCTTCGGAGTCTGAGTCGTGGTCTGAGTTGAAGGGTGCGGGGGATCTGCAGATCACGGTGGTGGGGGACCGGCCGGTGGTGTTGGATGCTGCGGCGGGGAATTTGTTTTTGCCTGGTGGTAAGCGGTTGCAGTTGGCTGATGCGCGGGATGCGAAGTTGCAGCAGGGTGGTCCGGGCAGTGATTTTGTGGCGATTGCGACGCAGAAGGTGTTGTTGAAGCAGCCGTTGGATGGTGGGACGGCGAAGACGGTGTCGTTTGGTGGTGAGGGTGTTCCTGCGGCTCCGGTGCAGTTGGGTGGGTGTGTGCATGCTGCGTGGTCGGGGGCGAATAAGTATGTCCGTGATTGTGTGGATGATGCTGATGATAAGAACGTGGATGTGCCCAAGGCGAGTGCGTCGCCGTCGTATGTGTTTCGGGTGAACCGGGACCTGGTGGTTCTCAATGATGTGAATTCCGGGAATGTGTGGCTGGTGAACCAGAACATGCAGCTCGTCAACAACTGGGACGACGTTGTTCCCCCCAAGAACGAATCCGACGAGCAGGACCAGGAATCCGCGGACATCAACACCATCAATGTGTTGCCGGACCGCACCAAACCGAACCGTCCGCCGGAAACCAAGCCCGACGTCGTCGGCGTCCGTCCGGGCCGCACCACCATCCTGAGCGTCCTGGACAACGATTCCGATCCCGACGGCGACGTCCTCACCGCCGGGCTCCAGGGCAACCCGCCAAAGGCAGGGACGCTGGAAAACATCTACGGCGGCACCGCCTTCCAGATCTCCGTGCCGGCCGACGCCAGGCCCGGCACGGAAACGTTCAGCTACTCGGCGTCCGATGGCCGCGGCCTCTCCGCCACGGGACAGGTCACCCTCAATGTGGTGGGTCCGGACCAGAACAAGCCACCGCAGTTCAAACGCGGCGAGAACACCACCATGCTGGTGGAACAGGGAAAGACCGTGAGCCAGAACATCCTGACGGACTGGGTGGACCCCGACGGCGACGACCTGGTGCTCCTTGACGCCAAGGCCGACAACGACCAGGACCAGGTGAAGGTCCGCCGCGACGGCCTGCTCACTTTCCAGGACTCCGGTGCCACCTCCGGTAAGAAGAACGTTGAGGTGACCATCTGGGACGGCCGCGACACCGTCACCGGCAAGGTGGTCATCAACGTCCAGCCACCCGGCGCCCTCGCGCCCGTGGTCAACGCTGACCATGTCACAGCCGTGGTGGGCCAGGACCTGGTGATCTCGCCGCTGAAGAATGACGTGGACCCCAACGGCGGCGCCCTCCGCCTCGCCCAGGTGGAAGCCAACGGCCCCGCGGATCTGGGCCCCGTGACAGACGGCGGAACCTTCACGTTCCGCAGCACCACCCCGGGCCCCGTCTACCTCACATACATCGCCAGCAACGGCCCGCAGAGCAGCCAGGGACTGATCCGAGTGGACGTCGAATCCGGTGACGACCCCGGCGACCCCGTTGCCGTCCACGACGTCGCCCTGATGCCCACCGGCGGCAGCGTCCTGCTGGACCCGCTGGCCAACGACTCCGACCCCTCCGGCGGAGTCCTGGTGCTGCAATCCGTGAAGCTTCCGGAAAACGCCACCATCTCGGTCAGCGTGATCAACCACAGCGTCCTGCGCATCACGGACATCCTCGGAACCAAGGACCCGATCCTCTTCGAATACACCATGTCCAACGGCAAGAAGTCGGCCACCGGTTCCGTCTCCGTGGTACCCGTCCCGGCGCCGGCCGTGGTGGAAGCACCCCAGCCCAAGCCGGACGAGGTGAACGTCCGCGTCAACGACGTCGTCACCATTCCCGTCCTGGACAACGACACGCACCCGCAGGGCCAGGAACTGACCGTTGACCCGGTACTGCCGCAGGGCGTGGACCCGGTCGACGGCAAGAGCTTCGTCTCGGAAAACACTCTCCGGTTCATCGCCGGCAGCCAGCCCAAGACGGTCCGCGCCATCTACAACGCGGTGGACCCGCAGGGCCAAAAGAGCGCCGCCGCCGTCACCATCCACATCCTCCCGCTGGAAGGCGCGGAGAATTCCCGGCCCCAGCCACGCAACCTCACGGCCCGCGTGGTGGCGGCCGGCACCGTCCGCATTCCGGTTCCGCTGGACGGCATCGATCCCGACGGCGACTCGGTCCAGCTCACCGGCATCGACAGTACTCCTGCCATGGGTACGGCGACGGTAGGCAGCAACTTCATTGACTTCACGGCTGCCGGTGACGGCGCCGGGACCGATACCTTCCGCTACAAGGTGGTGGACCGGCAGGGTGCCGTCAATACCGGCACCGTAACTGTGGGCATCGCACCGCGCGGTGAAATCAACCAGAATCCCACTCCCGTGGACGACGAGGTGCGGGTCCGCCCCGGCCGCCAGATCGCCGTCGACGCCACCGGCAACGACACCGATCCCGACGGCGACCAGATCCGCATCCTCACCGACGGCATCGAGGCTGATCCTGCCCTCCAGGCCACCGTCAGCAAGACCAGCGGACGGGTCATCCTGACCGCTCCCAACGAGGCCGGGACCGTCAACGTCCGGTACACCGTGGCCGATGACCGGGATGCCCGGGCGCAGGCCACCATCCGAGTGGTGGTAGACCCGGAAGTTCCGCTCAAGGCACCCATCGCCCGTGACGACCGCGTGACGTCGGCCCAGACCATGGGAAAGACCGCCGTGGACGTTCCCGTGCTGAAAAACGACGAAGACCCCGACGGCGTGGGCGAGAACCTCAAGATCAGCACCGAGGCAACCACCGCCCGGCCCGGCACCGATGGCAACATGATCGTTGACCTCACCGAGCAGCCGCAGCTCATCCCGTACACCGTGGAGGACGTGGACGGGCAGAAGTCCACCGCCATCATCTGGGTGCCCGGCCTCGGCCAGCAGGTTCCCACGCTGGCCAAGGACGAGGTCCTGGAAGTGGTGGCGGGCCAGTCCGTCAACGTCGCCCTGGATGAATGGGTCAAGGTCCGGGACGGCCGCTCACCGCGCCTGACACAGGCGGACCGGATCAAGCTCATCGGGGCCGACGGCAGCGACCCCGTCACCGGTGACGGTACGGGGCTGAAGTACACCGCAGGCACCGATTATGTGGGTCCGGGTTCGCTGACCTTCGAAGTAACCGACGGAACCGGGCCGGACGATCCCGCCGGCCTGAAGTCAACGCTCAGCATCCGCACCAAGGTTCTCCCGGACCCCAACAAGAACAACCCGCCCGAGCTCCTGGGCGCGAACGTCGAAGTGCCCATGGGCGACTCGGCGAGCATCGACCTGGGGAGGCTGACCTCTGACCCCGACGGGGACGATGTCGACAACATGAAGTACGAACTTCTGGACGGCACGCCGGCCGGATTCACCGTGAGCGTGGACGGCAAGAACCTCAAAGTCTCCGCAGCGGACTCCAGCCGGGCCGGCACCGCCGGTGCCGTGCAGGTCAAGGCCAGGGACCCGCGGGGTCTTGAAGCCACTGCCACGTTCCAGTTGTCAGTGACGGCATCCAACCGGCCCAAACCGGTAGCGAACGACGACGTTGAACCGAACGCCGCCGCCGGCAAGCCGGTGACTACCAACGTTCTGGCCAACGACGCCAACCCGTTCCCCGAGACGCCGCTGAAGATCATTGCCGCCGCCACCGAGACCGGCAGCGGCAACGTGGAAGTGAACGGCGACTCGGTGACGGTGACACCCGCGCCCGGCTTCACCGGCACCATGGTGGTCACCTACACCGTGGAGGACAAGACCCAGGACGCTTCACGGCATGCAACCGCACGTGTCCGGCTCACGGTCAAAGACGAACCGGCGGCCCCCACCACGCCGCAGGCCCAGAGCGTGGGGGACCGGACCGCTCTGCTGACCTGGACGGCACCTGCCGACCGCGGCTCACCCATCACCAAGTACACCGTGTACGGCGAGGGCGGGTTCCAGCAGGACTGCCCGGCCAATACCTGCACACTGAACGGGCTGGTCAACAACACGAAGTACCACTTCCAGGTCACCGCCACCAACGAGTTCGGCGACTCCGACAAGTCGCCGCCCTCGGCCGAGGTCCGGCCGGACGTCAAGCCGGACACCCCGCTGGCGCCGTCGCTGAAGTTCGGCGACAAGGAACTGTCCATCAACTGGACAGCTCCTGCCAGCAAGGGTTCGCCGGTGAAGTCCTACGACCTGGAGATCTCGCCGCCGCCCGCGGGGCAGAACGCCCAGATCCAGAACCTGACCGCTGTCAGCTATGTCTGGAAGGGACTGCAGAACGGCGTGTCCTACAAGGTGCGGGTCCTGGCGCGGAATGACGCCAAGGAACCCTCCGAGTGGAGCCCGTACTCTGCGGCTGAAGTTCCGGCAGGCGTGCCGGCCACCCCGGCCGCACCCACCGCTGCCCAGGCAGCATCCCTGGGTTCGCAGAGCCAGCTGAAGGTCAGCTGGGCCGCGCCGAACAACAACGGTGACGCCGTCTCGGCCTACACCCTCACCACCCTCCGGGGCGGTGCCGCGGTGGCCACCCAGCAGGTGGCCGGCACCTCGCAGAACGTGACGGTGGACAACTCCGAGGCCAACTACACCTTCACCGTCTCCGCCACCAACAAGGCAGGAACCAGCGCCACCAGTGGCCAGTCGGCGGCGATCCGGGCGGTAGGCAAGCCCGGCATCGTGAGCACTCCGACGGCGACGCTGGTGGACACCGGTGGAGCAGGCGGGAAGATCGATATCCGGTTCACACCCTTGTCTGATGCCCAGCGCAACGGCTCCACGGCTCAGGAGATCACGTACAAGTACTCGCTGACCTCCGGCGGGGGCAGCGGCAACATCGCTGCCGGTGGCGGAACTGTCGCCGCCGCCAATGGCACGCCTACCTCGGTGGTGGTCTGGGCCGTTTCCTCGCGCAGCTCCACCGCCGGTGATGCCAGCGCGCCGTCCAACCAGGTCAATCCATATGGCCTGGCCTTTGCACCGAACGTGAACGGCAGCAAGAGCAGCGGCCAGGGCGACAAGACAGTGTCCTGGACGTGGAACCAGCCGGACGGCAACGGCCGTGCTGTCACGGGCTACCAGTACAGCCTGGACGGCGGCGGATGGCAGGACACCAACCAGCGCTCGTTCTCCAAGACGGTCGGCTTCAGCGAAACCCACACCCTTCGCGTGCGGGCCATCAGCGGCGGCCAGCAGGGCCGGATCGGCAGCGATACGTCCCGAAGCGGCGCCGAGCCGCCACCCCCCGTGCCCACCTCGTGGGGCATCACGGCCACCCCTGTCCGTAGCTGCACCGAGCCCCGCAAGGGAACGGACAGCTTCCGTGCCGGCAACCCGTCGTCGTGCGTGGGTGAAGGCAAGTGGCTGGATGCGAACGTCGGGTCCCAGACGGACCGGTACCAGATCTGGTACAAGACGTCGAACAATCCGACCGGCATCTGGTACCACCTGACGTCCGGCCCGGCGGCCGGCAACTGGCTCCGCTGCGATACCTCCAGTCTCGGCTGCAACCCGCCCAACGGGATGCAAAACCGCTAG
- a CDS encoding AAA family ATPase: MTMTNEQAAWFADTFEKLVANVGQAVLGKEHVIRLTFTAMLAEGHVLFEDAPGTGKTSLARALAATVQGSNNRIQFTPDLLPSDVTGVTIYDQKTQKFEFHKGPIFNNIVLADEINRASPKTQSALLEVMEESRVTVDGVTYSAGRPFMVMATQNPIEQAGTYRLPEAQLDRFLIKTSIGYPDHASTVRLLGGSNLKDRSQELSAVITTQAVADMADLAATGHVDTAVLEYISRLCEETRSAPETRLGVSVRGALAMVRAAKVWAASQGRNFVLPDDIKELAPVVWTHRFVMDPEAEFSGATPEAVLARILADVAAPQQRTNA, encoded by the coding sequence ATGACGATGACCAACGAGCAGGCCGCGTGGTTTGCCGATACGTTCGAAAAGCTCGTTGCCAATGTGGGGCAGGCGGTGCTGGGTAAGGAACACGTCATCCGGCTGACCTTCACCGCGATGCTGGCCGAGGGCCACGTACTGTTCGAGGACGCCCCCGGAACGGGTAAGACCTCCCTTGCCCGCGCGCTGGCCGCCACCGTCCAGGGCTCCAACAACCGCATCCAGTTCACCCCCGACCTCCTGCCCTCGGACGTCACCGGCGTGACCATCTACGACCAGAAGACCCAGAAGTTCGAGTTCCACAAGGGGCCGATCTTCAACAACATCGTCCTCGCCGACGAAATCAACCGTGCGTCGCCGAAGACCCAGTCCGCGCTTCTCGAGGTCATGGAAGAATCCAGGGTCACCGTGGACGGCGTCACCTATTCGGCGGGCCGCCCGTTCATGGTGATGGCCACCCAGAACCCGATCGAACAGGCCGGCACCTACCGCCTCCCGGAAGCCCAGCTGGACCGCTTCCTGATCAAGACGTCCATCGGCTACCCGGACCACGCCTCAACGGTCCGGCTGCTGGGCGGCTCCAACCTCAAGGACCGCTCGCAGGAACTGTCCGCCGTCATCACCACCCAGGCCGTGGCCGACATGGCCGACCTTGCCGCCACGGGACACGTGGACACCGCAGTGCTGGAGTACATCTCCAGGCTGTGCGAGGAAACCCGCAGCGCCCCGGAAACCCGGCTGGGAGTCTCGGTCCGCGGCGCCCTCGCTATGGTCCGCGCCGCGAAGGTCTGGGCAGCCTCGCAGGGCCGCAACTTCGTGCTGCCGGACGACATCAAGGAACTCGCCCCGGTGGTGTGGACCCACCGCTTCGTCATGGACCCCGAAGCCGAGTTCTCCGGAGCGACGCCCGAGGCCGTGCTCGCGCGGATCCTCGCCGACGTGGCGGCCCCGCAGCAGCGGACCAACGCCTGA
- a CDS encoding DUF58 domain-containing protein: MSTGTPLTRLTERLKQPFHRDGRPTRLHPSAVWAEASSTAGLALEPAWRTVRKAWLTHVWPVLSVVSVLGWSVLAATILLWWAGSAYGWQEAKAAAVAAFVMFLIALGFILGRSTYGVVLDLARTRVAVGDSAVGSIAVTNTSSRPLLPASVELPVGGVTAVFHLPRMKPQQVHEDLFTIPTARRAVIVVGPVRSVRADPLHLLRRQVLWTEPEDLFVHPRTVPLAGSAAGFIRDLEGMPTTELSSADVSFHALRDYVPGDDRRHIHWKTTARTNKLMVRQFEETRRAHLAIALSINTEEYASEDEFEMAISAAASIGRQAIREQRELDVLTQKGPLRCETGRNMLDDMTRIVGAPMRRTAVDLARTLADTVPNASVVFFVVGSNVTATQLRSSAASVPPGVRSLAVRIEAGAASSRANIADLTVLTVGDLADLGIVLRKAAA, encoded by the coding sequence ATGTCCACCGGCACCCCGCTGACCCGGCTCACGGAGCGTCTCAAGCAACCCTTCCACCGGGACGGCAGGCCCACCCGCCTGCACCCGTCGGCGGTCTGGGCCGAGGCGAGCTCCACCGCAGGCCTCGCCCTGGAACCGGCCTGGCGCACCGTCCGGAAGGCGTGGCTCACCCACGTATGGCCGGTACTCTCCGTGGTCAGCGTGCTGGGATGGTCGGTCCTTGCAGCCACCATCCTGCTCTGGTGGGCAGGATCGGCCTACGGCTGGCAGGAAGCGAAGGCCGCCGCCGTGGCGGCCTTCGTCATGTTCCTCATCGCCCTTGGCTTTATCCTTGGCCGCTCCACCTACGGGGTTGTCCTGGACCTGGCCCGGACCCGCGTGGCGGTGGGGGACAGCGCAGTGGGAAGCATCGCCGTCACCAACACGTCCAGCCGGCCGCTGCTGCCCGCATCGGTCGAATTGCCCGTTGGCGGAGTCACCGCAGTCTTCCACCTACCCCGCATGAAGCCGCAGCAGGTGCATGAAGACCTCTTCACCATTCCCACCGCGCGCCGCGCCGTCATTGTGGTTGGGCCGGTCCGTTCCGTCCGCGCCGATCCGCTGCACCTGCTGCGCCGGCAGGTCCTGTGGACTGAGCCCGAGGACCTCTTCGTCCACCCGCGCACGGTGCCCCTGGCAGGCTCTGCCGCCGGGTTCATCCGCGACCTCGAGGGCATGCCCACCACAGAACTGTCCAGTGCCGACGTCTCCTTCCACGCCCTCCGCGATTACGTTCCCGGCGATGACCGGCGGCACATCCACTGGAAGACAACGGCGCGGACCAACAAGCTGATGGTCCGCCAGTTCGAGGAAACCCGTCGGGCCCACCTCGCCATCGCCCTGTCCATCAATACGGAGGAATACGCCTCCGAGGACGAATTCGAGATGGCCATCTCTGCGGCCGCCTCGATCGGCCGCCAGGCCATCCGCGAGCAGCGCGAGCTGGACGTCCTGACGCAAAAGGGGCCGCTTCGCTGTGAAACCGGCCGCAACATGCTCGATGACATGACCCGGATCGTCGGCGCCCCAATGCGCCGCACCGCCGTCGACCTCGCCCGCACTTTGGCAGACACCGTCCCCAACGCCTCCGTGGTGTTCTTCGTAGTGGGCAGCAACGTGACAGCCACCCAGTTGCGCTCCTCCGCGGCCTCCGTTCCGCCGGGCGTCCGCAGCCTCGCCGTACGGATCGAGGCCGGGGCCGCGTCCAGCAGGGCCAACATCGCAGACCTCACCGTGCTGACTGTTGGCGACCTCGCCGACCTCGGCATCGTCCTCCGAAAGGCGGCAGCATGA